The following DNA comes from Thermococcus celericrescens.
AGGACTCCTCTGGGACAGCTACACGGCTTGGAGGGCCGGGAGGAAGAGCACGGGCAACGGAATAAGGATAGGCGAGAGGGTTTTCGATGGCCCGCACAACCTGACGCTCGCCCCCGGAAGGAAGGGCCTCGATGGGCTTATAGGTGAAGTCGAGAAGGGATTTTTGATCCTCGGCGTCAGGGGCGCGAACGCACTCGATCCGACGACGGGGGACTTCTCGGTGGTCGCTACTCCTGCCCTCGTAATCGAGCGCGGCGAAACCGTCGGCTTCTCCCGCTTTGAACTCAAGGGGAACGTCTGGGAACTGCTCAAAAACACCACAGGAGTTGGAAGTGAGCTCGCGAGAATCTGGCTCGACGAAGGGCTCTCGCTGTCCCTACCCTTCCTGAGGACGGAGGTGGTTGTGTGAGAGAAACCCTGGATAACTTCCACTTCAAAGTCCTCGAAGCTTTCAGGAAGGCCGGCGGCACGGAGGAGGAACTCACGTGGCTCACCGGTTCGGCACTGGCTTTGTTTCCTGCCCACAGGGAAGAGATCCGGCTGAGGCTCAGAACCATGGAGGAGATCCTAAGGAGGGCCAGGGGGAGAATTCTTGAGGTCGGCTCCGGTTCCGGACTGCTCGCCCTCGCGCTCTCTGAGAAGGGAACCGTCATCGGAGTCGAAAAGAGGGCCGACTTCTTTCCCTTCCTTCGGGAGCTTGAGAACGGACGGCTGGTCTTCATCCGGGCGGACTTCCTCAGCGACGACGTTGGGCGGGACTTTGACACCGTGGTCTTCT
Coding sequences within:
- a CDS encoding class I SAM-dependent methyltransferase, whose protein sequence is MRETLDNFHFKVLEAFRKAGGTEEELTWLTGSALALFPAHREEIRLRLRTMEEILRRARGRILEVGSGSGLLALALSEKGTVIGVEKRADFFPFLRELENGRLVFIRADFLSDDVGRDFDTVVFSYILHDLEPESFIKRAAEVLSPGGRVLVGDFDLNGLREKIKELAGLYGLLVSEELILGRATSHGRECDAFLLVLEKPGEAKK